Below is a window of Flavobacterium cyclinae DNA.
CAAATTTGTTACGTATAAAATAGTTACTGATATTATAAAAAAATAATCATGTTTGTACCATTTGAGACCTTACCAGAAGAATCAAAAATTTGGATTTATCAATCTAATAGAAAGTTTTCTGATGAAGAAATTCAAGAAATTGAAACGGAATTAAAGATTTTCTTGGATAATTGGTCTTCACACGGTCAAAGTCTTGAAGCTTCATTTATAACACGATACAATCGTTTTATAATCATTGCAGTAAATCAAAATGTGCAAGCAGCAACAGGTTGTTCAATAGATGCTTCAGTTCAATTCATACAAAGTTTAGAACAAAAATATAATGTAGATTTATTAGACAAAATGAATGTTACATTTAAAGTAGGAGAACACGTTGCTTTTAAACCACTTATCGAATTTAAAAAAATGGCAAAAGAAAAAGCCGTTTCGGAAAACACGATTGTATTTAATAATTTATTGAATACGTTAGGTGAGTTAAACGATTTTTGGGAAGTTCCTGCAAGTGAAAGTTGGCATAATCGATTTTTTTAATACTTCTTACATTAACTTTCATGGATAGCGAGATTTTTTTGTTGAATATTTCGGGTCAAGATAAACCCGGATTAACTTCATCTTTAACCGCAGTTTTAGCTGAATATGATGCTAAAAT
It encodes the following:
- a CDS encoding ABC transporter ATPase, translating into MFVPFETLPEESKIWIYQSNRKFSDEEIQEIETELKIFLDNWSSHGQSLEASFITRYNRFIIIAVNQNVQAATGCSIDASVQFIQSLEQKYNVDLLDKMNVTFKVGEHVAFKPLIEFKKMAKEKAVSENTIVFNNLLNTLGELNDFWEVPASESWHNRFF